In one Cytobacillus luteolus genomic region, the following are encoded:
- a CDS encoding NRDE family protein: protein MCLILFSYNTHPTYKLIVAANRDEFYERPTAPAHFWKDNSMILAGRDLKAMGTWMGVSTTGRFAALTNYRDPMEDTAGKRSRGDLVSYFLNTSISSKQYMERIAMERRKYPGFNFIAYDSNKLFYYSNIENKIKQLESGIYGVSNHLLDTEWPKVTRGKEGLARISNQDTDSMVEDLFMLLQNTDPVPDQLLPTTGVSLEWERRLSPLFIISGEGYGTRCSTVLLMTDKEIQYIERTYSTSGVSDQNYTIKR, encoded by the coding sequence GTGTGTTTAATTCTATTTTCGTACAACACTCATCCAACCTACAAATTAATTGTTGCTGCAAACCGAGATGAGTTTTACGAAAGACCTACTGCACCCGCTCATTTTTGGAAGGATAACTCAATGATACTTGCGGGCCGAGACCTTAAAGCGATGGGTACTTGGATGGGTGTAAGTACAACCGGGCGTTTTGCAGCATTGACAAATTATCGTGACCCTATGGAGGATACAGCAGGGAAACGCTCCCGTGGCGATCTAGTATCCTATTTTCTAAATACATCCATCTCTTCAAAGCAGTATATGGAAAGGATCGCTATGGAACGTAGGAAGTACCCTGGATTTAATTTTATTGCATACGATTCCAATAAACTTTTCTACTATTCAAATATTGAAAATAAGATTAAACAACTTGAGTCTGGAATCTATGGTGTAAGTAATCATTTATTAGATACCGAATGGCCAAAGGTGACACGTGGCAAAGAGGGATTAGCAAGAATTAGCAACCAAGATACCGATTCAATGGTTGAAGATCTTTTTATGCTCTTACAAAATACTGATCCAGTTCCTGATCAACTTCTTCCAACTACAGGTGTATCACTAGAGTGGGAACGAAGGCTTTCTCCATTGTTTATTATCAGCGGCGAAGGCTATGGTACAAGATGCTCTACTGTTTTATTAATGACTGACAAAGAGATACAGTACATAGAGCGAACTTATTCAACGTCCGGAGTAAGCGATCAGAACTATACGATTAAACGATAA
- a CDS encoding DUF4083 family protein yields MNITEIVFQLIIFLLVILFFVSIGAFVRSLFKNQRSNEQQSSQIEQKLDRIIELLEKDKK; encoded by the coding sequence TTGAACATCACAGAAATCGTATTTCAACTAATCATTTTTTTATTAGTTATCTTATTTTTTGTATCTATCGGAGCATTTGTAAGATCACTCTTCAAAAATCAGAGATCTAATGAACAGCAAAGCTCACAGATTGAGCAAAAGCTTGATCGAATTATAGAACTTCTAGAGAAGGATAAAAAATAG